A region from the Lentimonas sp. CC4 genome encodes:
- a CDS encoding LolA-related protein — protein MGKISLISLFCFCGLLTVSAMAPISLDQPPEAWRPVLTRLSDDAPLRASFVEYRSIPAQKQPMEYRGTIRWSPEFGLSLAYEKPQALVIHIFEDTMFISEPGKRLKVVRDRKRKAAMAFFTRLFAWDSAWLDENFTSEGALDDNGAWQFTMVPLDGPVSRAMTEINLRGDAQALQEIILNLKGDKTIQVKILEQTRPAFFTDEEGRAAFPGIDDK, from the coding sequence ATGGGAAAAATATCCTTAATTAGTCTGTTCTGCTTCTGCGGTCTTTTGACTGTGTCTGCGATGGCACCTATTTCTCTCGATCAACCGCCAGAGGCATGGCGTCCCGTTTTGACGAGACTCAGTGATGATGCACCCCTTCGTGCTTCGTTTGTGGAATACAGAAGTATTCCTGCGCAGAAGCAACCGATGGAGTATCGCGGAACCATTCGTTGGTCTCCTGAGTTTGGACTGAGCCTTGCTTATGAGAAACCTCAGGCATTGGTGATTCATATCTTCGAAGACACGATGTTTATCAGTGAGCCCGGTAAGCGGCTCAAGGTGGTTCGCGATCGAAAACGTAAAGCAGCGATGGCTTTTTTCACCCGCCTATTCGCTTGGGATTCGGCGTGGCTTGATGAAAACTTCACCAGCGAGGGGGCGTTGGACGATAATGGCGCGTGGCAGTTTACTATGGTTCCTCTTGACGGTCCAGTCTCTCGGGCAATGACCGAGATTAATCTGCGAGGGGATGCTCAAGCACTCCAAGAGATTATATTGAACCTCAAGGGAGATAAAACAATTCAAGTGAAGATCCTCGAGCAAACACGCCCAGCATTCTTTACGGACGAGGAAGGTCGCGCGGCATTTCCTGGCATCGATGACAAATAA
- a CDS encoding glycosyltransferase family 2 protein yields MNAFNPLILIPSYNTGADLLIRTVASAVDSGFDIWVIIDGSNDGSAEALSQSKCVIEHQVRMIVKPTNGGKGNALKMGAEAALEAGYTHVLTMDADGQHPASAIAQLVGIAKESPRFIVMGQPIFGDDAPLARVQGRKLTSFFTNVETLWCGLGDTLFGMRVYPLVPFIAAFEQTSFARGFDFDPEIAVRMVWAGCQPVQLPIVVSYLSKEEGGVSHFHYLRDNFKLTLLHFRLVPEFIVLRLFPLLRYIKKWEKYP; encoded by the coding sequence ATGAATGCGTTTAACCCACTAATACTTATACCATCCTACAACACCGGAGCAGATCTGCTCATTCGGACTGTAGCGTCAGCTGTCGACAGTGGTTTCGACATATGGGTCATTATCGATGGATCGAACGATGGCAGTGCCGAGGCGCTGAGTCAGTCTAAGTGCGTGATCGAGCATCAGGTGCGAATGATCGTGAAGCCTACTAATGGCGGGAAAGGCAATGCATTGAAAATGGGCGCCGAGGCTGCACTGGAAGCCGGCTATACGCATGTATTGACGATGGATGCCGATGGTCAGCATCCTGCCTCGGCCATTGCGCAGTTGGTTGGAATTGCTAAAGAATCTCCCCGTTTCATTGTGATGGGGCAGCCGATCTTCGGCGATGATGCTCCGCTGGCGCGTGTGCAGGGCCGTAAGTTGACCTCGTTTTTCACCAATGTTGAAACGCTTTGGTGTGGCCTAGGGGATACGCTTTTCGGCATGCGAGTCTATCCACTCGTCCCCTTCATCGCAGCATTTGAGCAAACCAGTTTTGCTCGGGGCTTTGATTTCGATCCTGAGATTGCTGTGCGGATGGTTTGGGCTGGTTGTCAACCTGTGCAGTTGCCAATTGTCGTGTCTTACTTAAGTAAAGAGGAGGGCGGTGTCTCGCATTTCCATTACTTGAGGGATAATTTTAAGCTGACGCTGCTGCATTTTAGGCTTGTGCCAGAGTTTATCGTCCTTCGCTTGTTTCCACTCCTTCGTTATATAAAAAAATGGGAAAAATATCCTTAA
- a CDS encoding lysophospholipid acyltransferase family protein — MFDSFKQYLRTICYYCYLLIFLIGLWTLNLLGIFASILLKRSDARRLLRQFVYRCVQRYIALLIRSGCLLTNHEVLKHLGTSGRGSVIIANHPSILDAPIFLSQIPNVICVFKSALKQGLLLSKAASILGYLSNDTGIGLLRGMVDALEQDETVLIFPEGTRTSAGGDFSQFNRSYALAAMRSQVSIQLVYIDSDTPILSKRQHFLRAGTFPGKFNFELGPTIEPGDFQTVRQVHRFVENWYRMRMENLVPSPRTFLPVKCCFTQDEAQITASFTVPESPFYCLGHMPGNPLVPGYVQMAWVREVLSQYEPRPVLRSRYIRWKFIQPILPSDCVTIVIVASDSRFQVGFYKGESKVTQGRVILELDSD; from the coding sequence ATGTTTGACTCCTTTAAACAGTATTTGAGGACAATATGTTACTATTGTTACCTATTGATCTTCTTGATCGGATTATGGACGCTAAACCTCTTGGGTATCTTTGCATCGATCCTACTCAAACGATCGGATGCTCGAAGGCTATTACGTCAGTTTGTATATCGCTGCGTGCAACGATACATTGCTTTGCTCATTCGGTCTGGATGTCTACTGACTAATCACGAAGTGCTCAAGCACCTTGGCACGAGTGGGCGGGGCTCAGTGATTATTGCGAACCATCCGAGCATTTTGGACGCACCCATTTTTTTAAGTCAGATTCCGAATGTCATCTGCGTTTTTAAGTCAGCTCTGAAGCAAGGGCTTCTGCTGTCTAAGGCCGCATCAATATTGGGATATTTGAGTAATGACACCGGCATCGGTTTGTTGCGTGGAATGGTGGACGCACTCGAGCAGGACGAAACTGTGCTGATCTTCCCAGAAGGCACTCGCACTTCAGCAGGGGGTGACTTTTCTCAATTCAATCGGAGTTATGCGCTCGCAGCGATGCGTTCGCAGGTTTCGATTCAACTTGTGTATATTGATAGTGACACCCCGATTCTGTCAAAGCGGCAGCATTTCTTGCGTGCCGGCACATTTCCTGGAAAGTTTAATTTTGAACTGGGTCCGACGATTGAACCGGGTGATTTTCAGACAGTGCGGCAGGTTCATCGTTTTGTTGAGAATTGGTATCGTATGCGTATGGAAAACTTGGTGCCGAGTCCTCGGACGTTTTTACCCGTGAAGTGTTGTTTCACTCAGGACGAGGCGCAGATCACTGCCTCGTTTACGGTTCCTGAGTCACCGTTTTATTGTTTGGGGCATATGCCCGGAAATCCACTCGTGCCAGGTTACGTGCAGATGGCGTGGGTCCGAGAGGTATTAAGTCAGTATGAACCGCGGCCGGTCTTACGCTCCCGTTATATTCGATGGAAGTTTATACAACCAATATTGCCAAGTGATTGCGTGACAATCGTGATTGTTGCATCGGACTCGCGTTTCCAAGTTGGTTTTTATAAGGGTGAGTCAAAGGTAACACAGGGCCGAGTTATTCTTGAGCTTGATAGTGATTGA
- a CDS encoding phosphopantetheine-binding protein has translation MADDLQLALKTLIIETLDLNDLRPEDIGDDEPLFGSGLDLDSLDGLELVLQLEKTYGIKIGSSEASKEVLKSVNVLAAYIQKEIAGRV, from the coding sequence ATGGCAGACGACCTACAGCTCGCACTAAAAACATTAATCATAGAGACCTTGGACCTGAATGATCTGCGTCCTGAGGATATTGGTGATGATGAACCGTTGTTTGGTAGTGGTTTAGACCTCGATTCATTGGATGGTCTGGAGTTGGTTCTGCAGCTGGAAAAGACGTATGGCATTAAGATCGGTAGTAGCGAAGCGTCGAAGGAAGTTCTCAAATCGGTGAATGTGTTAGCGGCCTATATTCAGAAAGAGATCGCAGGACGAGTATAA
- a CDS encoding VTT domain-containing protein, with the protein MKVNTVLFRLFIFGLSLAAGLSLLVAIDFDIERILPLIRETRPIYFILMMSVLPLVGFPIAVFYLFAGSAYVWWHAWAFCTLALAINISISYPIARYLLASPISALLSKYDRSLPELTKRNQFRVTFLVRSIPGVPYFIQNYMLAVLGVDFVPYFVISLSIQSIFAAGMAAVPHLVEETGWLPVAMVAGIMGLLLLLRRIFGAK; encoded by the coding sequence ATGAAAGTCAATACTGTCCTTTTTAGGCTGTTCATTTTTGGGCTGTCCCTCGCCGCAGGCTTGTCGCTATTGGTTGCGATTGATTTCGACATTGAGCGAATCCTCCCGCTGATTCGCGAAACTCGTCCGATCTATTTCATCTTGATGATGAGCGTCCTACCGCTGGTGGGCTTTCCTATTGCAGTATTTTACCTGTTTGCCGGTTCTGCCTATGTGTGGTGGCATGCTTGGGCATTTTGCACACTCGCTTTGGCCATTAATATTTCGATCTCTTACCCGATTGCTAGGTATCTGTTGGCGTCACCGATATCAGCATTGTTATCCAAGTATGACAGATCGCTACCTGAATTAACGAAGCGGAATCAATTTCGAGTCACTTTCCTTGTGCGCTCGATTCCCGGCGTGCCTTATTTTATCCAGAATTATATGCTGGCGGTGCTCGGGGTCGACTTCGTTCCTTATTTTGTGATCTCATTGTCGATTCAATCGATTTTCGCAGCAGGCATGGCTGCGGTGCCTCACTTGGTTGAGGAAACGGGCTGGCTTCCCGTGGCGATGGTTGCTGGGATCATGGGCTTATTACTGCTATTACGGCGTATCTTTGGTGCCAAATAA
- a CDS encoding NAD(P)/FAD-dependent oxidoreductase has translation MNEVNHNVPYDIIVIGGALSGAATALLAKRQAPELRILIVERSEEFKRRVGESTVEISSYFLGNVLGLTDYLQEHHLNKQGLRFWFQNEDSTCLDSCSEIGPHYNVKLASYQVDRAKLDEHVLGLCVREGIELLRPCVVKDFELNAGGTQRVSLKKGDERLQLGARWLVDCSGVSRILARKSGWLQRNESHPISTAWVRWRGVKSWDDPEIRKCFPDFAKRCYARRNTATNHLIGRGWWAWWITLKGGDVSIGIVYDERLVELPAGDKPIDRFKGLLYQHPIAPILLKEASCVDGDFHWRRHMPYSSRQMVGDGFALVGDAAGFIDPFYSSGMDWISFTSFGTADLIVRERQNRVMPEDYTARNELLLGSYQHWFESIYKNKYYYMGDWELMRIAFKLDLGLYYLGIVSQPYRLGDSSFNAAPLNGPYTRFPAWLITTYNRRLAAIGQMRMKRGTWGKCNDRHYFAFNSFSFDKSLLFRVIGSLFAWLLLELKEGWRSWGRPVKDAAVSQSTSASVAGSDRSQ, from the coding sequence ATGAACGAAGTTAACCATAACGTTCCTTATGACATAATTGTCATTGGCGGAGCTTTGTCGGGTGCTGCTACGGCTCTTTTAGCCAAAAGGCAGGCGCCAGAGCTGAGGATTCTGATCGTTGAACGTTCAGAGGAGTTTAAGCGCCGAGTGGGAGAGTCTACGGTCGAGATTAGTTCTTATTTTCTTGGCAATGTATTAGGCCTTACGGATTACCTGCAAGAGCACCACTTGAACAAGCAGGGGCTGCGTTTTTGGTTTCAAAATGAGGACAGCACCTGTCTCGATAGCTGTAGTGAGATCGGCCCGCATTACAATGTGAAGTTAGCGAGCTACCAGGTGGATCGTGCCAAGCTCGATGAGCATGTGTTGGGGCTGTGCGTGCGCGAAGGCATCGAATTGCTCCGGCCTTGTGTGGTGAAGGATTTCGAGCTGAATGCCGGCGGGACGCAGCGAGTGAGCTTAAAGAAAGGGGATGAGCGACTGCAGCTCGGTGCCCGCTGGTTAGTGGATTGTTCGGGTGTTTCACGGATTTTGGCCAGAAAGTCAGGTTGGCTTCAGCGCAATGAGAGCCATCCCATTAGCACCGCCTGGGTGCGATGGCGTGGCGTGAAGAGTTGGGATGATCCGGAGATTCGTAAATGTTTTCCGGATTTTGCTAAGCGCTGTTACGCTCGCAGGAATACGGCAACCAATCATTTAATCGGCCGCGGCTGGTGGGCTTGGTGGATTACGCTCAAGGGGGGCGATGTCAGTATTGGTATCGTCTACGATGAACGTTTAGTTGAGCTTCCCGCGGGGGATAAGCCTATTGATCGGTTCAAAGGCTTGCTCTATCAGCATCCGATTGCCCCCATCTTATTGAAAGAGGCGAGCTGTGTGGACGGTGATTTCCATTGGCGTAGGCACATGCCTTATTCCTCTCGGCAGATGGTGGGAGATGGCTTCGCCTTGGTCGGTGATGCGGCGGGGTTTATCGATCCGTTCTATAGCTCGGGGATGGATTGGATTAGCTTTACGAGTTTTGGCACCGCGGACTTGATTGTTCGAGAACGTCAAAATCGAGTGATGCCAGAGGACTACACCGCCCGTAATGAGTTACTCTTGGGCTCATACCAGCACTGGTTCGAGTCGATTTACAAAAACAAGTATTACTATATGGGCGACTGGGAACTCATGCGCATCGCGTTCAAACTTGACCTAGGATTGTATTACTTAGGCATAGTTTCTCAACCTTATCGTCTTGGAGATAGTAGTTTTAATGCGGCTCCCTTAAACGGGCCCTATACGCGTTTCCCTGCATGGCTAATTACAACTTACAATCGACGTCTTGCCGCGATTGGGCAAATGCGCATGAAGCGCGGGACCTGGGGGAAATGTAATGATCGGCATTATTTCGCATTTAATAGCTTCAGCTTCGACAAAAGCTTACTATTTCGAGTCATCGGAAGCTTGTTCGCTTGGTTGCTACTTGAACTGAAGGAAGGTTGGCGTAGCTGGGGTCGCCCAGTGAAAGATGCAGCGGTCAGTCAATCCACGAGCGCTTCAGTAGCCGGTTCTGATAGGAGCCAATAA
- a CDS encoding NAD(P)/FAD-dependent oxidoreductase produces MSENNSQPICAEPEYDVIIVGGGPAGSCAGTLLAQAGFSVAIFEKTVFPRYKIGESLLPVGNEVLKRMGVWPAVEKAGFLKKNGAEFKTASDDAAVHSVFANGLLANADYTYQVERSRFDELLLNHAKASGCHVFQNSSVDSVEQTERGWRVDVSVDSTVVQCGARWLIDAGGRACWLARKLNIPRSPLPYPKRVAVYNHFQGVALQPGGNAGNIVITRLADGWFWNIPLSDQRCSVGYVSTLDSFRANRESSEAYFWNAVQQSSYQQTRLEGTQALEQWQVTTDYSYIHEAFCGARYFLCGDAAAFIDPVFSSGVYLALTSAEMAADAIIAVGAQPQSNLCEKAQLRYTNQLKKRIRVMQRLIENFYDDDGFAVFMNPTPRFGLFAAVNSVVAGNTHEPLRLKWRYLVFNWICVLNRRWRFVSRVNLSPNPSVLEKNERS; encoded by the coding sequence ATGAGTGAGAATAATAGCCAACCTATTTGTGCTGAACCTGAATATGACGTGATCATCGTGGGAGGTGGTCCCGCTGGGTCTTGTGCGGGCACCTTGCTGGCGCAGGCGGGTTTTTCGGTGGCGATCTTTGAGAAGACTGTGTTTCCTCGCTATAAAATCGGTGAATCGCTGCTTCCCGTGGGGAACGAGGTCCTTAAACGTATGGGTGTGTGGCCTGCGGTTGAAAAGGCGGGGTTCTTAAAGAAAAATGGCGCAGAGTTTAAGACGGCGAGTGATGATGCGGCGGTGCATAGTGTTTTCGCGAACGGACTACTGGCAAATGCTGACTATACTTACCAGGTCGAGCGTTCACGATTTGATGAATTGCTATTAAACCATGCGAAGGCGAGTGGTTGTCATGTCTTTCAAAATTCCAGCGTGGATTCTGTTGAGCAAACAGAGCGCGGGTGGCGGGTGGATGTGTCTGTTGATTCGACTGTCGTGCAATGTGGGGCGCGTTGGTTGATTGATGCAGGCGGGCGCGCTTGTTGGTTGGCTCGTAAATTAAATATTCCACGTAGTCCCTTGCCTTATCCAAAGCGTGTGGCGGTGTATAATCATTTTCAAGGAGTCGCGTTACAGCCGGGAGGCAACGCAGGTAACATTGTTATTACTCGGTTAGCTGATGGTTGGTTTTGGAATATTCCACTCTCGGATCAGCGATGCTCTGTTGGCTATGTGTCGACGCTGGATTCTTTTAGAGCAAACCGCGAGAGCTCTGAGGCTTACTTTTGGAATGCGGTGCAACAGTCCTCTTATCAACAAACTCGATTAGAGGGGACTCAGGCATTAGAGCAGTGGCAGGTGACTACGGATTACAGTTATATACATGAAGCATTCTGTGGCGCTCGATATTTTCTTTGCGGAGATGCTGCCGCGTTTATTGATCCCGTATTTTCGTCTGGCGTATATCTCGCATTAACATCTGCAGAAATGGCTGCAGATGCGATCATCGCGGTTGGGGCTCAGCCTCAATCCAATCTGTGCGAGAAAGCGCAACTTCGTTATACGAATCAGTTGAAGAAACGCATTCGGGTGATGCAGCGCTTGATCGAGAATTTCTACGATGACGATGGTTTTGCTGTTTTTATGAATCCGACGCCTCGTTTTGGTTTATTTGCAGCAGTTAACAGTGTGGTGGCTGGAAATACGCATGAACCGCTTCGATTAAAGTGGCGCTATCTGGTTTTTAATTGGATATGTGTCTTGAATCGCCGTTGGCGCTTTGTATCACGAGTTAATTTATCTCCGAACCCCTCAGTATTAGAAAAAAATGAACGAAGTTAA
- a CDS encoding SET domain-containing protein-lysine N-methyltransferase: MPKPKKWTESDFEIKPSSIEGAGLGLFTKVRLQPEDTLGYYTGEIITEEEFHNPDRPFSAYVLWVCSTHIIVGEGPKANYTRYINHSDTPNAFLTVSSRWKSARFEALRVIEPGEEIFFDYGDDYWEKDELPVAE, encoded by the coding sequence ATGCCCAAACCGAAGAAATGGACAGAATCCGACTTTGAGATCAAGCCCTCCAGCATCGAGGGTGCTGGGCTAGGCTTGTTCACAAAGGTTCGTCTCCAACCCGAAGACACCCTCGGCTACTACACTGGAGAGATTATTACCGAAGAAGAGTTTCACAATCCCGATCGCCCATTCTCCGCCTACGTGCTCTGGGTCTGCAGCACTCATATCATCGTCGGCGAAGGCCCGAAGGCGAATTATACGCGCTACATCAATCATAGCGATACCCCAAATGCGTTCCTCACCGTCTCTTCGCGATGGAAATCTGCCCGATTCGAAGCCCTCCGCGTGATTGAACCCGGCGAAGAAATTTTCTTCGACTATGGTGACGATTATTGGGAAAAGGATGAGTTGCCCGTAGCAGAGTAA
- a CDS encoding GspE/PulE family protein gives MDLSSIYRDLSDAAREEIEALPRSERLVQIATLQNRPTRELVSEVAELANLPVLNEIELIDNPTATLPLRLIHAYQCVPVRKHSNTDEFSDEPLSNTGPIPLVTLWPPNDQMDRWIFAVSGRKPQWHLGDPEQVINTITQRFGVGAGSLDESDIATNEAEDEEAEDEDAAVIRFVNEVVQKAVSDRATDIHFEPHRDALQIRYRIDGELVAIRVPDNLIRFQDAIISRLKIMAKLNISEKRRPQDGRISFGAGDTELDIRISTFPTMYGESVSLRLLNQKTKPLSMRELGLQENEEELVTRTLAAPHGIILVTGPTGSGKSTSLTAFIRLINRPERRIITVEDPVEYEVPGVNQTQVHADIGLTFAHSLRAVLRQDPDVIMVGEIRDRETADIAIRASLTGHLVLSTLHTNDAPGALTRLTDMDIEPFLIASSVEMIIAQRLVRRLCSNCAQPANYEPHHVKSCLTTMRIDPAEAQYGHLAKTQVGCERCRKLGFRGRVAIFEILRMSEEIHEHIVQRESSRVIRDTAISQGMRSLQQSGWEHIKAGTTTLEEVMRFAEISSDES, from the coding sequence ATGGACCTATCCAGTATCTACAGAGACCTCAGCGACGCCGCACGTGAAGAGATCGAAGCACTGCCCCGCTCCGAACGCCTTGTCCAAATTGCAACCCTGCAAAACCGACCGACGCGTGAACTCGTCTCTGAAGTGGCAGAACTGGCAAACCTACCGGTGCTCAACGAGATCGAACTGATCGACAACCCCACTGCAACCCTGCCACTACGCCTCATCCATGCCTATCAATGCGTCCCCGTAAGGAAGCACAGCAATACAGACGAATTTAGCGACGAGCCGCTAAGCAACACCGGCCCGATCCCACTCGTCACCCTATGGCCGCCGAACGATCAGATGGATCGATGGATCTTTGCCGTCAGTGGGCGTAAGCCCCAGTGGCACCTAGGAGACCCCGAGCAGGTCATCAACACGATCACACAGCGCTTCGGCGTGGGAGCAGGCAGTCTCGATGAGTCTGATATCGCGACCAACGAAGCCGAGGATGAAGAAGCTGAAGACGAGGACGCAGCAGTCATCCGCTTTGTGAACGAAGTCGTGCAAAAAGCCGTCAGTGACCGCGCAACCGACATTCACTTCGAGCCACACCGTGATGCACTACAGATTCGCTACCGTATCGACGGCGAACTCGTCGCCATTCGCGTGCCAGATAATCTGATTCGCTTCCAAGACGCCATCATCTCTCGCCTCAAGATCATGGCGAAGCTCAACATTTCCGAGAAGCGCCGCCCACAGGACGGTCGCATCTCCTTTGGCGCAGGCGACACCGAACTCGACATTCGTATCTCCACCTTCCCCACGATGTATGGGGAAAGCGTCAGCTTACGCCTACTCAACCAAAAGACCAAGCCGCTCTCCATGCGCGAACTCGGGCTTCAGGAAAACGAGGAAGAGTTGGTGACCCGCACGCTGGCCGCACCACACGGTATTATTCTTGTCACAGGCCCGACAGGTTCTGGTAAATCCACTTCATTGACCGCATTCATCCGCTTGATCAACCGTCCCGAACGACGGATCATCACAGTCGAAGACCCTGTCGAGTATGAAGTCCCCGGCGTCAACCAGACCCAGGTGCATGCCGACATCGGCCTCACCTTCGCGCACTCGCTGCGCGCTGTCCTACGCCAAGACCCTGACGTTATTATGGTCGGCGAGATCCGTGACCGCGAGACAGCCGACATTGCAATCCGCGCTTCGCTCACTGGCCACCTCGTGCTCAGCACCCTGCATACCAATGATGCCCCAGGCGCACTGACACGCTTAACGGACATGGACATCGAGCCATTCCTAATCGCCTCATCCGTGGAGATGATCATCGCCCAGCGCCTCGTGCGCCGCCTTTGCTCGAACTGCGCACAACCAGCCAACTACGAGCCGCACCACGTAAAAAGTTGCCTCACTACAATGCGTATCGACCCGGCAGAGGCTCAATACGGGCACCTAGCCAAGACACAAGTCGGGTGTGAACGTTGCCGTAAACTCGGCTTCCGCGGCCGTGTCGCTATTTTCGAAATCCTTCGCATGTCCGAAGAAATCCACGAACACATCGTGCAGCGCGAGTCCTCCCGCGTCATCCGCGATACAGCTATTAGTCAAGGGATGCGCTCGCTCCAGCAAAGCGGCTGGGAGCACATCAAAGCTGGCACGACGACCTTAGAAGAAGTCATGCGCTTCGCCGAGATCAGCAGCGACGAGAGCTAA